A region of Nostoc sp. 'Peltigera membranacea cyanobiont' N6 DNA encodes the following proteins:
- a CDS encoding TniQ family protein has product MYTDNKLLRRPHPYADESLVGYIARLADSNYYSSPNYILKVSALTKTERYANIFYPQFDSLCLLSHITGVSEKTLWSMAFSSVALGKTKFFYTTIVQAFGENIPVRFLRKQGPRLCPVCLQLSPYYRQVWHLHSVTGCPFHKCFLIEKCPNCHQSIQFFRAKLLKCKCGFDLRNSSITTISAEQFALSYQISLLCQVPEIDLVNYTDDIQYLENLKASDRDNLSGYYDLFEGLIAKDTIISDYVFFPLLELHTLLGWGLTQNDTNQDVM; this is encoded by the coding sequence TTGTACACTGATAACAAACTTTTACGCCGCCCTCATCCTTACGCTGATGAAAGTTTAGTTGGGTATATTGCCCGACTCGCTGATAGTAATTATTACTCTTCTCCCAATTATATTTTAAAAGTTTCTGCGTTAACAAAGACAGAAAGGTATGCCAATATATTTTATCCTCAATTTGATAGCTTATGTTTGCTAAGTCATATTACTGGAGTGTCAGAAAAAACTCTTTGGTCGATGGCATTTAGTTCTGTGGCTCTTGGCAAGACTAAATTTTTCTATACAACTATTGTTCAAGCATTTGGAGAGAATATTCCAGTTAGGTTTCTTCGCAAACAAGGGCCAAGATTATGCCCTGTTTGTTTGCAGTTATCGCCTTATTATCGTCAAGTGTGGCATCTGCATAGTGTTACAGGATGTCCTTTCCATAAATGTTTTCTAATTGAAAAGTGTCCTAATTGTCATCAGTCTATTCAGTTTTTTAGAGCTAAATTACTCAAATGCAAGTGTGGATTTGATTTACGTAATTCTTCTATAACTACTATCAGTGCTGAACAGTTTGCTTTGTCCTACCAAATTTCTCTGCTCTGTCAAGTCCCTGAGATAGATTTAGTTAACTATACTGATGACATTCAGTATTTAGAAAATTTAAAAGCATCAGACCGAGATAATTTATCTGGTTATTATGATTTATTTGAAGGTTTAATAGCTAAAGATACGATAATTAGTGATTACGTATTTTTCCCTTTATTAGAACTGCATACATTGCTTGGTTGGGGCTTAACTCAAAATGACACAAATCAAGATGTTATGTAA
- a CDS encoding TniB family NTP-binding protein — translation MLDKKHLLKMTLSERLYLANNIYVIYPRIKEILSAIDYCHRFSNLKDEPDCLFLQGETGTGKTTIFRSYIQESPRYETATGTVVPILSVTIPSPATVKSVVTKLLWELGDPAYDKGTVGSQTIRLIGLMKDCGVELIFLDEFQHFIDRDSAKVLKTVSDWLKNLILDAKVPIILIGLPESNAVFNFNSQLSRRFTNRYTLSPFEWKADSGKEFRTFIHAVESQLPLSDESCLASEEMSLRFYYASDGVVAYVMKLIRYGTYLALSQGLEKLDLNVLATAFDKYVKADKLHKHNPFLTDEYLLYEKQVSSLQEFSTLEATNRRIKPKTRSTKASDILHK, via the coding sequence ATGTTAGATAAAAAGCATTTGCTAAAAATGACATTATCAGAGCGATTGTATCTTGCTAATAACATATATGTTATCTATCCTCGCATCAAAGAGATTTTATCAGCTATTGATTATTGCCATCGTTTTTCTAACTTAAAAGATGAGCCAGACTGTTTATTTTTGCAAGGAGAAACTGGAACTGGTAAAACTACTATTTTTAGAAGTTACATTCAAGAGTCTCCCAGATATGAAACAGCTACTGGTACAGTTGTTCCGATATTGTCTGTTACCATTCCTTCCCCAGCGACAGTCAAAAGTGTTGTAACTAAGCTTCTTTGGGAATTAGGAGACCCTGCTTATGATAAGGGCACAGTAGGAAGTCAGACTATTAGGCTAATAGGATTAATGAAAGATTGTGGTGTAGAACTTATTTTTTTAGATGAATTTCAACATTTTATTGACCGAGATTCAGCTAAGGTACTAAAAACTGTTTCTGACTGGTTAAAAAATTTAATTTTAGATGCTAAAGTTCCGATAATTTTAATTGGTTTACCAGAAAGTAATGCAGTTTTTAATTTTAACTCTCAGCTAAGTCGTAGGTTTACTAATAGATATACTCTCAGCCCTTTTGAATGGAAAGCGGATTCTGGTAAAGAATTTCGGACTTTTATACATGCAGTGGAATCACAACTTCCCTTGAGTGATGAATCTTGTTTAGCTAGTGAAGAAATGTCCCTGCGTTTTTACTACGCATCTGACGGTGTTGTTGCTTATGTGATGAAACTAATTCGTTATGGGACTTATTTAGCACTTAGTCAAGGGTTAGAAAAACTTGATTTAAATGTTTTAGCTACTGCATTTGACAAGTATGTAAAAGCAGATAAGCTGCACAAGCATAACCCTTTCCTTACTGATGAATATCTCTTATATGAAAAGCAAGTTTCTTCCTTACAAGAATTTTCAACGTTAGAAGCTACTAATCGCAGAATTAAACCAAAAACTCGCTCAACAAAGGCATCTGATATTTTACATAAATAG
- a CDS encoding Mu transposase C-terminal domain-containing protein: protein MSRVKLFIGLQFWLKGREYTIKQRLTDGSFQICDVVTENVSCISQTDLIQLFFKDELEFENLQVTTKANKKNYCGADFTQIPLDLKQEALRREQYILAVLEKNDSRRTKEFLCPIIEEISQKINDSHPPSHITLYRWLKGYEYSGKDIRSLVPNYRGRGDYRSKLQAEVNEIVEKAVKKIYLTPFRATVDAVYDEVVASLEQENKFREEIGLEKLKIPHRTTIYRSIYKLEPYEKVKARYGSKVADKMYTASQESLRVTRPLERVEIDHTKLPFFVVDEETRLPIGTPALTSAIDKYSGVVVGYYLSFEPFSSLSVMQCLLNAIRPKDYVKRKFPQVEHHWTSYGLMETLVVDNGKEFYSEHFKDACSQLQIHIQYTPPKMPWYKAGVERFFGMLNTKILVGQPGHFLLEFTQQYDYDPKKNAVVSFDALQEMIHIFIIDIHNQDAHPEFKCPRSEVWEKALLEYPPALPPSHKELRVLLGRIEKRVISIKGIEFEGLYYNSAELVQLRADFEKSDKKSSSSKRFRAKATIKIDPLDLSSIYVFDPTYDNFIAIPAVSYAYTQGLSLWQHKVIKNLAAIEYKKVDIVALALAKKKIQEIVEREWLLTKKGKTRSAMARWKGIGREGFNRDKPENPITPTTLTTSINHLIEDESNNSSMAGISDIGSAFNLSESSQINEKDTDNFPFEVELNQELHLNSTDVNLKIPKKRKHTRKQQSLSQVEQTVPINDKAADEWKPDLSGWDISIGLPNSEI, encoded by the coding sequence ATGAGTAGGGTAAAACTATTTATTGGGTTACAGTTTTGGTTGAAAGGTCGAGAGTATACTATCAAACAAAGATTAACCGATGGTAGCTTTCAAATTTGTGATGTCGTAACAGAGAATGTATCCTGCATATCCCAAACAGATTTAATTCAGTTATTTTTCAAGGATGAATTGGAATTTGAAAATCTTCAAGTTACTACAAAAGCAAATAAAAAAAATTATTGTGGCGCAGATTTTACACAAATTCCTTTAGATTTAAAGCAGGAAGCCCTAAGAAGAGAACAATATATACTTGCTGTGTTAGAGAAAAATGATAGTAGGCGCACCAAAGAATTCCTCTGTCCAATCATAGAAGAAATATCTCAAAAAATTAATGATTCTCATCCGCCAAGTCACATTACACTTTATCGTTGGCTAAAAGGTTATGAGTATTCAGGAAAAGACATTCGCTCACTAGTACCAAATTATAGAGGTCGTGGAGATTATCGCTCAAAGTTACAAGCTGAAGTCAATGAAATAGTAGAAAAAGCTGTTAAAAAAATTTATTTAACTCCATTTAGAGCCACCGTGGATGCCGTTTATGATGAAGTGGTCGCTAGCCTTGAACAAGAAAACAAATTTCGAGAAGAAATTGGATTAGAAAAATTAAAAATTCCGCATCGGACAACCATTTATCGCTCTATTTATAAACTAGAACCCTATGAAAAAGTTAAGGCTAGATATGGTTCTAAAGTTGCAGATAAAATGTATACTGCAAGCCAAGAATCTCTGCGAGTAACTCGTCCTTTAGAAAGAGTAGAGATTGACCATACAAAACTACCATTTTTTGTAGTGGATGAGGAAACTCGATTACCAATAGGAACTCCTGCATTAACTTCTGCTATCGATAAATATTCAGGTGTAGTTGTTGGTTATTATCTAAGTTTTGAACCTTTTAGTTCATTGAGTGTGATGCAGTGTTTGCTCAATGCTATTCGTCCTAAAGATTATGTTAAACGTAAATTTCCTCAAGTAGAGCATCACTGGACTAGCTATGGATTAATGGAAACACTGGTAGTCGATAATGGTAAGGAATTTTATAGCGAACATTTTAAGGATGCTTGTAGCCAGCTTCAAATTCACATTCAATATACCCCACCTAAAATGCCTTGGTATAAAGCAGGGGTCGAAAGATTTTTTGGGATGTTAAATACCAAAATATTGGTAGGTCAACCTGGGCACTTCCTTTTAGAGTTTACACAGCAATATGATTATGATCCTAAAAAAAATGCTGTGGTTTCATTTGATGCCTTACAAGAAATGATTCATATATTTATCATTGATATTCATAATCAAGATGCTCATCCAGAATTTAAATGCCCCCGTTCTGAGGTTTGGGAAAAAGCATTATTAGAATATCCACCTGCATTACCACCTTCACATAAGGAATTAAGGGTTTTGCTAGGACGGATTGAGAAACGAGTTATTTCTATAAAAGGCATAGAGTTTGAGGGACTTTATTACAATAGTGCTGAACTTGTCCAGTTACGTGCTGATTTTGAAAAATCAGATAAAAAAAGTAGTTCGAGTAAGCGATTCAGAGCGAAAGCGACCATTAAAATTGACCCTCTCGATTTATCCAGTATCTATGTTTTTGACCCAACTTATGACAATTTTATAGCCATACCTGCTGTATCTTATGCTTATACTCAAGGACTGTCTCTGTGGCAACACAAAGTGATTAAGAATTTGGCAGCAATTGAGTATAAAAAAGTAGATATTGTTGCCCTTGCTTTAGCTAAAAAGAAAATTCAAGAAATAGTAGAAAGAGAATGGTTATTAACTAAAAAAGGTAAAACTCGTTCGGCAATGGCTAGGTGGAAAGGTATAGGAAGAGAAGGATTTAACAGGGATAAACCGGAAAATCCTATAACACCAACAACATTAACTACTAGTATTAATCACCTGATAGAGGACGAATCTAATAATAGTTCAATGGCAGGGATATCTGACATTGGTAGTGCTTTTAATTTATCTGAATCCTCACAGATTAATGAGAAAGATACTGATAACTTCCCCTTTGAAGTTGAGTTAAATCAAGAATTACATCTAAATTCAACTGACGTTAACTTAAAAATCCCAAAAAAGCGAAAACATACCCGAAAGCAACAATCTTTATCTCAAGTTGAGCAAACAGTTCCTATTAATGACAAAGCGGCTGATGAGTGGAAGCCAGATTTATCTGGGTGGGATATTAGTATAGGTTTACCAAATTCGGAGATATAA
- a CDS encoding TnsA endonuclease N-terminal domain-containing protein: protein MYLLETDPDVLSYHSQPLSIFYTFNHRQRRYTPDFFVEGRHKKLLVEVKPASKVNSDKNLSLFRAIAPICEEKGWEFVVVTDAMIRVQPQLNNLKLIYKYAGEPLSINNALDCYRYFQRQVSTSIKTALLDLAPKQISINILLKLIFLGFLKTDLKQPISSNSPIYINQKALSLLEFSI, encoded by the coding sequence ATGTACCTACTGGAAACTGACCCAGATGTGCTGTCGTACCACAGCCAGCCACTGAGCATCTTTTACACGTTTAATCATCGTCAACGACGGTATACTCCTGATTTTTTTGTTGAAGGCAGGCATAAAAAGTTACTTGTCGAGGTCAAACCAGCAAGCAAAGTAAATTCTGATAAAAATCTCAGTTTATTCCGAGCGATCGCGCCCATCTGTGAAGAGAAAGGTTGGGAATTCGTTGTAGTTACGGATGCAATGATTCGAGTTCAGCCGCAGTTAAATAATCTCAAACTTATTTACAAATATGCTGGTGAACCGTTAAGTATCAATAATGCCCTAGACTGCTATCGGTATTTTCAAAGGCAGGTTTCAACATCAATAAAAACTGCTCTTTTAGATTTAGCTCCTAAGCAAATTAGTATAAATATTTTGTTGAAATTAATTTTTCTAGGATTCCTGAAAACTGACTTAAAGCAACCTATTAGTTCAAATAGCCCAATCTATATAAATCAAAAAGCACTTTCTCTACTGGAGTTTTCTATATGA